CGACGGCGAGTACGGTCATCCGCTGGAGTAGTTCTTCCAGCTGAGAACCTTCAACGTTCGATAGCGCGACTGCGCCGTCGGAGCCCTCCTCCAGGGGTTTCAGCATTAGCTCGGGCGCGATTCCGGCGACCAGATCGGCAACTGACTTCGGAACCGCGGCGGTCACCAACCCAGCTCCAGTTCTGAGCGCAGCCAGCGAGGACATCGCGGGAGCACCAGCGGTTCCATAACTTCCACCGACGATCAGCACGTGACCGTACTTTCCTTTGTTGGAGTTTGGGCTGCGAGGCTTCTCTGCAATTGCTTTTGAACTGCCCGTCCAGTGCAGTCCATCGCCTGCGGGGATCGCTTCTTCAGGGGAACCGATGTTGGCGACGACAACAGGACCCGTGGTCATATATCCGAAGACGTGGGCGAGTTTAGGAGCCGTAAACGTCACGACCGCATCTGCACGGAAAGCACCTTCGACTGTCTGATTGGTCGAGTCGGCGTCCCATCCGCTTGGAAGATCGACTGCAACTACGGGCACGTTGCTCTGATTTATCCAATCCCGCGCTACTGCGGCGAGGTTGCGTAGAGGGGGGCGGAATCCTGTGCCGACGACTGCATCGAGCAAAAGATCGGCAGGATTTAATTTGAGTTCTACGAAGGTTTGCTGCAATGCTGCTTTGTCGTCGATCTCGTAGATGGGAACCTTTGTCTCTGCGCGCAGACGGGCCATCGCGTCAGAGGCTTCTCCCTTGATGGCATCGATTTTTCCGAGCAGTACAACCTGGGTCTTGAGCCCCGCCTGTGCCAGCACACGTGCCGCGACGACGCCATCGCCACCGTTGTTTCCTTTTCCGCAGAGTGCAACTACGCGTCGCGTCTGAGGGAACCTGCGTTGCACGAAGGTCGCCACCGCATGGCCTGCGGCTTCCATTAGCGCGCTAAGAGGTGTCCCGAACTCCTCGGCGGTTCTCCGGTCCACCTGGCCCATCTCTGCCGCGGTAAGAACTCTCATTATCTTCTACTGTCCCATCTTCTATTTTCTCTTCTATTCCATCTGCTAATTTTCTACTACCCTATCTACGGATTGCAGGCAAAACAGGCATTTTTATCCACGGATTCTGCTCTCCTCGACTGCTAAAGTTGTGAATATGCCGCACACGCCTGCCTCTTCCGCTCCGCTCTTCTTTGCTCCGACGCACCGCATCCACTTTATTGGGATTGGCGGGATTGGGATGAGTGGGATTGCAGAGATTCTACTGACGATGGGATACACCGTCAGCGGGAGCGATCTACGACGCTCGGCGGTGACGGACCGGCTGGTAGGCCTGGGCGCACGGGTCTTCGAGGGACATGCGGCTGCGAATGCTGCCGGAAGCGATGTCGTGGTGACGAGCTCGGCGGTGCGTCCGGATAATCCGGAGGTGCTGGAGGCACGAGCACGGAAGATTCCCGTGATTCAGCGTGCAGAGATGCTGGCAGAGCTGATGCGGCTGAAGTATGGGATTGCAGTCGCAGGGATGCATGGAAAGACCACGACGACGAGCATGGTGGCTTCGGTGCTGGCTGCTGGAGGGCTGGACCCAACGGTTGTGGTGGGTGGACGTGTGAATGCGCTGGACTCGAATGCGCGGCTGGGGAACTCGCAGTACCTTGTGGCCGAGGCGGATGAGAGCGATCGCTCGTTTCTGAAGCTGTCGCCGGTGCTCGCCGTTGTGACCAACCTGGATCGCGAGCACATGGACTGCTATCGCGATATGGCGGATGTGGAGGCAGCGTTTTTGGAATTTATGGACCGGGTTCCGTTTTATGGAGCTTCGATGGCTTGTGTGGACAATCCGCTGCTGCGGTCGGTGCTGCCCAAGGTGAGGCGGCGACTCTACACCTATGGCGAGAGCGAGGATGCGGACTTTCGCGTTAACTCGCTGAAGCGGGATGGAGAGGGATTTTCTCGGTTCGAGGTGATCTATCGCGGAGCGACACTTGGTCCGTTCACGCTACACGTTCCAGGGCGGCATAACGTGTTGAATGCCACAGCGGCGGTGGCGATTGGGGTACAGCTCGGTATGGCTCCGGAGCAGATTGCAGTGGGCCTGGAGAGTTTCCGTGGAGTCGACCGTCGCTTTCAGGTGAAGGGAACGGCACGCGGAGTGACGGTGGTGGACGACTACGGCCACCATCCTACGGAGATTCTCGCTACGCTGAAGGCCGCACGTGAGTGCGACTATGGACGGGTGCTGGTGCTTTTCCAGCCGCATCGTTATACGCGGACCCGCGACCTGATGCAGGAGTTTGCCGGAGCATTCGGCGATGCGGATGTGGTCGAAGTGCTGGATATCTATCCGGCGAGCGAGGCTCCGATCGCGGGGATTACGGGTGACACGCTGGCCCGGTCCATTCAGAGCAAAGGGGTGGAGTATGCAGCGTCCATGGCCGAAGGGGTAGAGCGGCTAGCAAGGCAGGCGCGGGAGGGCGATGTAATCCTGACGCTGGGGGCGGGGAACGTCTCGCAGGCGGCGAGGATGTTGCTGACGGCTCTGGATGAAGGGAAAGAGGATAGCAGAAAGGTGGGAGTAACGGACGAGGTGAGTTCCTGAAAGGGTACAAGGCAAGAAGTTGAGGGATAAGGAACTGGGGTTGCGGGGATATAGTCAGAATGGCGATTCTCGCGGCCCTGCTCGGGTTTGCGAAGTAGCAATGAATCTTCGAGGCATGGAGTTGGGGTGCTGGAGGCGCCAGAGCAGGATCACGTCTCCGAAACAGCCTCGGCTGGTCGAAGAACATCTGCGCCGAAGAGGATGATGGCCCGAGAGTTCACAGATTTTGAGGACGAATTCGACGACGAGCCACTGCCGAGAAGGCAGAGCGGCATTCGTGTGAAGCTGCGTGGGGGCTTACCTCGGTCGCGCGGAGGCAAAATCGCGCTTGTCGCGATTGTTTTAGTCCTGATCGGTCTATGCGGAGCGCTGGCAATGACTGCACGGACTGCGATTCTGCACGATGAGCGCTTCCTGATTCCTTCATCGACTGCGATCGAGACGACTGGCAATACGAATGTGACGCGAGCGCAGTTGGTGGCCCAGTTCGGCGAGGATATCGAGCGAAACATCTTCCGAGTGCCGCTGGAGCAGCGTAAAGCTCAGTTGGAGCAGTTGCCCTGGGTCCAGCAAGCCACAGTGATGCGGCTGCTGCCGAATCGCTTACGGGTGGCTGTAGTGGAACGGACGCCGATCGCGTTTGTGCGGCAGGGAAATCGCATTGGGCTGGTCGATGCCAATGGAATTCTGCTCGATATGCCGTCGAACGCGCAGGGAGCAGTGCACTACTCGTTTCCGGTGGTCACGGGGCTGGTGGCAAGCGATCCGTTGTCGCTGCGGGCCGCTCGCATGAAGCTGTATACGCGATTCACCGGTGAGATGGATGGGGGAGGGGAAAAGATCTCCGAGAAGCTCTCGGAGGTGGACTTGTCGTATCCGGAGGATGTGCGAGCGGTGATTCCGGACAAGAACGGCGAGGTCCTGGTGCATTTCGGAGAGGACAACTTCCTCGATCGATACAGAAAGTTTGAAGACCACCTTGCAGAGTGGAGACAGCAGTATCCGCGTCTGGCCGCGGTGGATATGCGGTATGACCGGCAGGTAGTGCTGGAGATGCAGCCGGGACCATCGGCTCCGGCGACGACCGGCGGACAGCGGGCTCCGGTCGCAGAGAACAAGAAAGCAGTGGCTCCTGCGGTTCCGGCAGCGGCTCCGGCTAAAGCGCCGACGCCGGCGCATTCAGGTGGGGCGGCTGCGAGTCATGCTGCTCCAGCAAAGAAGACAAAAGCAAAACCACCGGTTAAGGGCAAGAAACCGGTGGCGAAGAAGGGCGCTTCCGCGAAGGCGGTGAGAACAAGTGGGGAGTCATTTTGGGTCCATCCGAAACAGCAGTTAACGGCGGTAGCAGGGCAGAGCTCGAATATTCATCCGGCGCAGGCGGTTCATCCATGAAGAATCAGAAGCCAGAGAATCTGATTACGGTGTTGGACGCAGGAAACACGAAGAGCAGCGTGCTGGTGGCAGAGCTGCACGATGGCGTATTGCGTTACCGAGGACACGGCGTGGAGCCGTCCCGAGGAATGCGCAAGGGCCTGATCGCGGAGCTGGGTCCCGCAGCTGAAGCCATCAACCGCGCGGCACTGACGGCTGAGCGATCCGCTAAAGCGGCGATCGAAACCGCTGTTGTAGGCATCGGCGGAACGCATGTGCGCGGAATGAACTCGCGTGGTGGAATCAGCCTGGGAAGCCGAATGCGCGAGATCACGCGCGAAGAGGTCCGAGCCGCCGTTGACCGTGCGCGCAGCGTAGCGTTACCTCCGGACCGCGAGGTGCTCCATCTGTTGCCACAGGAGTTCATTCTGGACGAACAGCCCGGGATTCACGATCCGATTGGCATGGTGGGGAACAAGCTGGAAGTCAACCTTCATCTCTCCACCTGTTCTGGAGGAGCGGCGCAGAGTGTTATCACGTGCGCGAATCGTGCCGGACTTGAAGTGTTGGACACGGTCTTCGAGGGAATTGCGTCGGCGGAGGCGGTACTGGGCGCGGACGAACGCGAACTGGGTGTCTGCGTGGCAGATATCGGTTCGAGTACGACTGAGCTGGCGGTATTCTTTGAAGGCTCGGTAGCGCACACGGCTGTGCTGCCGATTGGCGGAGACCATTTCACCAACGATCTTGCAGTGGGCC
This portion of the Edaphobacter sp. 4G125 genome encodes:
- a CDS encoding cell division protein FtsQ/DivIB, translated to MMAREFTDFEDEFDDEPLPRRQSGIRVKLRGGLPRSRGGKIALVAIVLVLIGLCGALAMTARTAILHDERFLIPSSTAIETTGNTNVTRAQLVAQFGEDIERNIFRVPLEQRKAQLEQLPWVQQATVMRLLPNRLRVAVVERTPIAFVRQGNRIGLVDANGILLDMPSNAQGAVHYSFPVVTGLVASDPLSLRAARMKLYTRFTGEMDGGGEKISEKLSEVDLSYPEDVRAVIPDKNGEVLVHFGEDNFLDRYRKFEDHLAEWRQQYPRLAAVDMRYDRQVVLEMQPGPSAPATTGGQRAPVAENKKAVAPAVPAAAPAKAPTPAHSGGAAASHAAPAKKTKAKPPVKGKKPVAKKGASAKAVRTSGESFWVHPKQQLTAVAGQSSNIHPAQAVHP
- a CDS encoding NAD(P)H-hydrate dehydratase; the protein is MRVLTAAEMGQVDRRTAEEFGTPLSALMEAAGHAVATFVQRRFPQTRRVVALCGKGNNGGDGVVAARVLAQAGLKTQVVLLGKIDAIKGEASDAMARLRAETKVPIYEIDDKAALQQTFVELKLNPADLLLDAVVGTGFRPPLRNLAAVARDWINQSNVPVVAVDLPSGWDADSTNQTVEGAFRADAVVTFTAPKLAHVFGYMTTGPVVVANIGSPEEAIPAGDGLHWTGSSKAIAEKPRSPNSNKGKYGHVLIVGGSYGTAGAPAMSSLAALRTGAGLVTAAVPKSVADLVAGIAPELMLKPLEEGSDGAVALSNVEGSQLEELLQRMTVLAVGPGLSQRGEASAVARELLEKTTLPIVIDADGLNAFDGKDELLNGAGRTLVLTPHPGEMARLAGLTVKDVEADRISLARKFATEHKLTLVLKGWRTLVAHPDGRIAVNTTGNPAMSKGGSGDILTGIVAAMLAQYPDDVAHAVETAVYLHGLAADFAVREMDEHTVLATDTVMHLSNAFRYRVKDEDGLVWICGLR
- the ftsA gene encoding cell division protein FtsA → MKNQKPENLITVLDAGNTKSSVLVAELHDGVLRYRGHGVEPSRGMRKGLIAELGPAAEAINRAALTAERSAKAAIETAVVGIGGTHVRGMNSRGGISLGSRMREITREEVRAAVDRARSVALPPDREVLHLLPQEFILDEQPGIHDPIGMVGNKLEVNLHLSTCSGGAAQSVITCANRAGLEVLDTVFEGIASAEAVLGADERELGVCVADIGSSTTELAVFFEGSVAHTAVLPIGGDHFTNDLAVGLHVTVEEAEHLKKNYGHCVVTAVPQMNEIEVGGDLAISGGQPARTVRQRFLAEILEPRARELFTMMRDNLRQGGVLEALGAGCVFTGGGSLMAGLLDNAESLLRVPARIGYPVPLSKMPEELVRPEFAAVIGMLLYTHRTQVRRASEEQGLKSKLKAIFAGSF
- the murC gene encoding UDP-N-acetylmuramate--L-alanine ligase, whose protein sequence is MPHTPASSAPLFFAPTHRIHFIGIGGIGMSGIAEILLTMGYTVSGSDLRRSAVTDRLVGLGARVFEGHAAANAAGSDVVVTSSAVRPDNPEVLEARARKIPVIQRAEMLAELMRLKYGIAVAGMHGKTTTTSMVASVLAAGGLDPTVVVGGRVNALDSNARLGNSQYLVAEADESDRSFLKLSPVLAVVTNLDREHMDCYRDMADVEAAFLEFMDRVPFYGASMACVDNPLLRSVLPKVRRRLYTYGESEDADFRVNSLKRDGEGFSRFEVIYRGATLGPFTLHVPGRHNVLNATAAVAIGVQLGMAPEQIAVGLESFRGVDRRFQVKGTARGVTVVDDYGHHPTEILATLKAARECDYGRVLVLFQPHRYTRTRDLMQEFAGAFGDADVVEVLDIYPASEAPIAGITGDTLARSIQSKGVEYAASMAEGVERLARQAREGDVILTLGAGNVSQAARMLLTALDEGKEDSRKVGVTDEVSS